In one Sphingomonas sanguinis genomic region, the following are encoded:
- a CDS encoding cytochrome c1, whose protein sequence is MVRGIAFLVGAAFTFVLAIALWGSISGLVSEPPVPTAEEEFHLHPKQAHLASDGIFGRFDRRQLQRGFQVYKEVCAACHSLRLVAFRDLKELGYNEAEVKAIANQWVIEQPSINPETGEATTRKNVPADRFPSPFANEVAARAANNNALPPDLSLMTKARHDGGNYIYSLIGPDGYRQQPAELLRKFPDAKTPTGLHYNPYFANLNIAMPPPLTQDGQVQYTDGTLATRDQMAKDVAAFLTWTAEPKLESRHAAGIGAFVFILIFCFLAWGAYQNVWRDVKH, encoded by the coding sequence ATGGTTCGTGGCATCGCATTCCTGGTCGGGGCGGCCTTCACCTTCGTCCTCGCCATCGCGTTGTGGGGCAGCATCTCGGGACTCGTCTCCGAGCCGCCCGTCCCCACCGCCGAGGAGGAATTCCACCTTCACCCCAAGCAGGCGCATCTGGCGTCGGACGGCATTTTCGGCCGCTTCGACCGCCGCCAGCTCCAGCGCGGTTTCCAGGTCTATAAGGAGGTCTGCGCAGCCTGCCACTCGCTGCGGCTGGTGGCGTTTCGCGACCTGAAGGAGCTGGGTTATAACGAGGCCGAGGTGAAGGCGATCGCCAACCAGTGGGTGATCGAGCAGCCGAGCATCAACCCGGAGACGGGCGAGGCGACGACGCGCAAGAACGTGCCCGCCGACCGCTTCCCCTCGCCCTTCGCCAACGAAGTCGCGGCGCGCGCAGCCAACAACAACGCGCTGCCGCCCGACCTGTCGCTGATGACCAAGGCGCGGCATGACGGCGGCAACTACATCTATTCGCTGATCGGCCCCGACGGCTATCGCCAGCAACCCGCCGAGCTGCTGCGCAAGTTCCCGGACGCCAAGACGCCGACCGGCCTGCACTACAACCCTTATTTCGCGAATCTGAACATCGCGATGCCGCCGCCGCTGACCCAGGACGGTCAGGTCCAATATACCGACGGCACGCTGGCGACCCGCGACCAGATGGCCAAGGACGTCGCCGCCTTCCTGACCTGGACCGCCGAGCCCAAGCTGGAATCGCGTCACGCGGCCGGAATCGGGGCGTTCGTCTTCATCCTGATCTTCTGCTTCCTGGCCTGGGGCGCGTATCAGAATGTCTGGCGCGACGTGAAACACTGA
- a CDS encoding adenine phosphoribosyltransferase: MTANDDLKALIRTIPDFPKPGIQFRDITTLLLDPKGFAQTIERMAAAARGKVDLVAGIEARGFIFAAALAVPLKAGVLLIRKDGKLPGATIAEDYALEYGQDRIAIHEDALVPGARVLLVDDLIATGGTARAAVRLIRKAGGVVEQAQFLVDLPDLGGADALRKEDIAVDSLLSFPGH; this comes from the coding sequence ATGACCGCCAATGACGACCTGAAAGCCCTGATCCGCACCATTCCGGATTTTCCCAAGCCCGGCATCCAGTTCCGCGACATCACCACCCTGCTGCTCGACCCCAAGGGGTTCGCGCAGACGATCGAGCGGATGGCCGCCGCGGCGCGAGGAAAGGTCGATCTCGTCGCCGGGATCGAGGCGCGCGGCTTCATCTTCGCCGCCGCGCTCGCGGTGCCGCTGAAGGCCGGCGTGCTGCTGATCCGCAAGGACGGCAAGCTGCCCGGCGCGACCATCGCCGAGGATTATGCGCTGGAGTACGGACAGGACCGGATCGCCATCCATGAGGATGCGCTGGTCCCCGGCGCCCGCGTGCTGCTGGTCGACGACCTGATCGCCACCGGCGGCACCGCGCGCGCCGCCGTTCGGCTGATCCGCAAGGCAGGCGGCGTGGTCGAGCAGGCGCAATTCCTGGTCGATCTGCCCGATCTCGGCGGGGCCGATGCGCTCCGCAAGGAAGACATCGCGGTCGACTCGCTGCTGTCCTTTCCCGGCCACTGA
- a CDS encoding tRNA (cytidine(34)-2'-O)-methyltransferase: protein MRLALHEPDIAGNVGTLIRTATCFGVAVDLIEPMGFPYSDRALARSAMDYAAMAEVVRHADWDAFRAATRGRIVLATTLGAVPLPEMAFRPDDVILLGSEGAGVPEAVHNAVDMRVRVPMRTGVRSLNVAITGGILLAEARRQTGWDQMPG from the coding sequence ATGCGCCTGGCGCTGCACGAACCCGACATCGCGGGTAATGTCGGCACGCTGATCCGCACCGCGACCTGTTTCGGCGTCGCGGTCGACCTGATCGAGCCGATGGGCTTTCCCTATTCTGACCGCGCGCTGGCCCGCTCGGCGATGGACTATGCCGCCATGGCCGAGGTGGTGCGCCATGCCGATTGGGACGCCTTCCGCGCCGCGACGCGCGGGCGGATCGTGCTCGCGACGACGCTGGGCGCGGTGCCGCTGCCCGAGATGGCGTTCCGGCCCGACGACGTAATCCTGCTCGGCTCCGAAGGGGCGGGCGTGCCGGAGGCGGTCCATAACGCCGTCGATATGCGCGTGCGGGTGCCGATGCGCACCGGGGTGCGCTCGCTCAACGTCGCGATAACCGGCGGCATTTTGCTGGCCGAGGCACGCCGCCAGACCGGCTGGGACCAAATGCCGGGTTGA
- the hemF gene encoding oxygen-dependent coproporphyrinogen oxidase codes for MNSRTPDITLDAEQDAARLWFESLRDRICAEFEAIEREAGSDAAFQYTAWDRADPSGEPGGGGVRGVMKGRVFEKVGVNVSTVGGTFEGPFAKTIHGAGEDPRFVATGISLVAHMANPHVPAVHMNTRFLTTTKRWFGGGADLNPPLPIEEDTADFHARLKAACDAHDPDHYPRFKTWADEYFYIPHRKVHRGVGGIFYDHLEGDFDRHFAFTRDVGEAFLDIFPRIVRRRMGLPFTEADRAQMLAWRGRYAEFNLVYDRGTLFGLKTGGNIDAILMSLPPLATWE; via the coding sequence ATGAACAGCCGTACCCCCGACATCACGCTCGACGCCGAGCAGGACGCCGCCCGCCTCTGGTTCGAGTCCCTGCGCGACCGGATCTGCGCCGAGTTCGAGGCGATCGAACGTGAGGCGGGGTCGGACGCCGCGTTTCAGTATACCGCCTGGGACCGCGCCGATCCGAGTGGCGAGCCCGGCGGCGGCGGGGTGCGCGGGGTGATGAAAGGCCGCGTCTTCGAGAAGGTCGGCGTCAACGTCTCGACCGTCGGCGGCACCTTCGAGGGACCGTTCGCCAAGACCATCCACGGTGCTGGCGAAGATCCGCGCTTCGTGGCGACCGGGATCAGCCTGGTCGCGCATATGGCCAACCCGCATGTGCCCGCCGTCCACATGAACACCCGCTTCCTGACCACGACCAAGCGCTGGTTCGGCGGCGGTGCGGACCTCAATCCGCCGCTGCCCATCGAGGAAGACACGGCGGATTTCCACGCGCGGTTGAAGGCCGCATGCGACGCGCATGACCCGGATCACTATCCGCGCTTCAAGACCTGGGCCGACGAGTATTTCTATATCCCCCACCGAAAGGTGCATCGCGGCGTCGGCGGCATCTTCTACGACCATCTGGAGGGCGATTTCGACCGCCATTTCGCCTTCACCCGCGATGTCGGCGAGGCGTTCCTCGACATCTTCCCGCGCATCGTCCGGCGACGCATGGGCCTGCCCTTCACCGAGGCCGACCGGGCGCAGATGCTCGCGTGGCGCGGGCGCTATGCCGAGTTCAACCTGGTCTATGATCGGGGCACGCTGTTCGGGCTGAAGACCGGCGGCAATATCGACGCGATCCTGATGAGCCTGCCGCCGCTGGCGACCTGGGAGTAG
- a CDS encoding GNAT family N-acetyltransferase: MALIPVDPAEIATIVTTLEMRERPRPRPLPAAPLQLVAWGKPDPVKYRTLFKRVGQPWLWFSRLVMDDATLTAIIHDPAVSVFAVVDRMGIEVGLLELDHRKAGECEIGYFGLIPELAGQGHGRWLMAQALMRAWTARVERVWVHTCTLDHPSALNFYRKQGFVAVSRAVETFLDPRALGVLPEDAAPQIPRLSPRD, translated from the coding sequence ATGGCGCTGATCCCCGTCGATCCCGCCGAGATCGCCACCATCGTCACCACGCTGGAGATGCGCGAGCGGCCCCGCCCGCGTCCCCTGCCCGCCGCGCCGCTGCAACTGGTCGCCTGGGGCAAGCCCGATCCGGTGAAATACCGCACGCTGTTCAAGCGGGTCGGCCAGCCCTGGCTGTGGTTCTCCCGGCTGGTGATGGACGACGCGACGCTGACCGCGATCATCCACGATCCCGCCGTCTCCGTCTTCGCGGTGGTCGACCGGATGGGGATCGAAGTCGGGCTGCTCGAACTCGATCATCGCAAGGCGGGGGAATGCGAGATCGGCTATTTCGGGCTGATCCCCGAGCTGGCGGGGCAAGGCCATGGCCGCTGGCTGATGGCGCAGGCGCTGATGCGCGCCTGGACCGCGCGTGTCGAGCGGGTGTGGGTGCATACCTGCACGCTCGACCATCCCTCCGCGCTCAACTTCTACCGCAAGCAGGGCTTCGTGGCCGTGTCGCGCGCGGTCGAGACCTTCCTCGATCCGCGCGCGCTGGGCGTCCTGCCCGAGGACGCCGCGCCGCAAATCCCCCGGCTCAGCCCCCGCGACTGA